A single region of the Pyxidicoccus trucidator genome encodes:
- a CDS encoding tetratricopeptide repeat protein → MACLDESTFVELLVGGLPPARAAEVDAHLDTCASCRRLVADGLRAQTPDEGLPGEITALTPPRPARAEEALLEKGTAVGRYLVLERLGAGGMGVVYSAYDPELDRRVALKLLRAGVLGLEAEEGRAHLLREAQAMARVSHPHVVPVYDVGTFGEHIFLAMELVEAQTLRQWLKAAARPWRQVLSLFLDAGRGLAAAHAAGVVHGDFKPENLLVGRDGRVRVTDFGLARSANPPGAETPGTPVAGGTPAYMAPEQLDPDAHPDARSDQFAFCVALYEALHGERPFPASTVRELLADIRAGRVKPAPRGSPVPPWLRRVVVRGLSVSPMDRHGSMEALLAALQHDPAARWTRRLQVAGSVALLLAAVGITHAVHSRREQVCAGAEESLATVWGPAQQASIESAFLATGKPFAAAAWKRVRRTLDVYTAEWVTTRTTACEATRVRREQPEEVLARRMHCLDGRLAEVAALTQLFARADAGTVELAARAAEALPPLQRCSDLSALAAREPEPVDAEARARTEALRQTLVRARALKAAGKYTEAVALLEPLAKTAKDTGDRYGAADVLLLLGELREDAGDSRKAETTLFEAVWAAEAGRNDVAAARAWTELVRISGEVLEQHALAWRWSERAEAAIERLGGDAVLSAHLQVRTGALLFVQGRYKEAAEQQEAALARLEQTYGLDSLEATDVRLGLGATRLAQHRPEEGLKLFEQALETRRQSLGPDHPDVARAQLDVAYVHWRQRNHAQVEELSRKALAVFERALGPGHPAVASALNMLAAVVERLGRGEEALRLQERALDITIQAEGLESAGTQITMGNLATLLARMGRHEEALSRYKSTIAPLEQRLGPQHPFLALAIRACGNIHTDLKRYKEALPYLQRARTILESRQDDPYGYLTGTWIDLGRVWMELKQPRKAAEVLERAVAGRPDSKQTPGERAYSRFYLAQALWDGNLDRPRALQLAGEAREMFAGMGERYVKPLAQLDAWRARLPLPAQVPAASAR, encoded by the coding sequence GTGGCCTGTCTGGACGAGAGCACCTTCGTCGAGCTGCTGGTGGGCGGCCTGCCTCCCGCGCGCGCCGCGGAGGTGGATGCGCACCTGGACACGTGCGCCTCGTGCCGGCGCCTCGTCGCGGACGGCCTGCGCGCGCAGACGCCCGACGAGGGCCTGCCCGGCGAAATCACCGCGCTGACGCCGCCCCGCCCCGCCCGCGCCGAGGAGGCGCTGCTGGAGAAGGGCACCGCCGTGGGCCGCTACCTCGTGCTGGAGCGGCTGGGCGCCGGAGGCATGGGCGTCGTCTACAGCGCGTATGACCCGGAGCTGGACCGGCGCGTGGCCCTCAAGCTGCTGCGCGCGGGCGTGCTGGGCCTGGAGGCGGAGGAAGGCCGCGCCCACCTGCTGCGCGAGGCCCAGGCCATGGCCCGCGTGTCGCACCCGCACGTGGTGCCCGTCTACGACGTGGGCACCTTCGGCGAGCACATCTTCCTGGCCATGGAGCTGGTGGAGGCGCAGACGCTGCGCCAGTGGCTGAAGGCCGCGGCGCGCCCGTGGCGCCAGGTGCTCTCCCTCTTCCTGGACGCGGGCCGGGGGCTGGCCGCGGCGCACGCGGCGGGCGTGGTGCACGGCGACTTCAAGCCGGAGAACCTCCTCGTCGGCCGAGACGGCCGCGTGCGCGTCACCGACTTCGGCCTCGCGCGCAGCGCCAACCCGCCAGGCGCGGAGACGCCCGGCACGCCCGTGGCGGGCGGCACGCCCGCGTACATGGCGCCGGAGCAGCTGGACCCGGACGCGCATCCGGACGCGCGCAGCGACCAGTTCGCCTTCTGCGTGGCGCTGTACGAGGCGCTCCATGGCGAGCGCCCCTTCCCCGCGTCCACGGTGCGCGAGCTGCTTGCGGACATTCGCGCCGGGCGGGTGAAGCCCGCGCCCCGGGGCTCGCCGGTGCCTCCGTGGCTGCGGCGCGTGGTGGTGCGGGGCCTGTCCGTCAGCCCCATGGACCGGCATGGCTCCATGGAGGCGCTGCTCGCCGCGCTCCAGCATGACCCGGCGGCGCGCTGGACGCGGCGGCTCCAGGTGGCCGGCAGCGTGGCGCTGCTGCTGGCGGCGGTGGGCATCACCCACGCGGTGCACTCGCGCCGCGAGCAGGTCTGCGCGGGCGCGGAGGAGTCGCTCGCCACGGTGTGGGGGCCGGCGCAGCAGGCGTCCATCGAGTCCGCCTTCCTCGCCACGGGCAAGCCCTTCGCGGCGGCGGCGTGGAAGCGCGTGCGCCGCACGCTGGACGTGTACACCGCCGAGTGGGTGACGACGCGCACCACGGCCTGCGAGGCCACGCGCGTGCGGCGAGAGCAGCCCGAGGAGGTGCTCGCCCGGCGCATGCACTGCCTGGACGGCCGGCTCGCGGAAGTCGCCGCCCTCACGCAGCTCTTCGCCCGCGCCGACGCGGGCACCGTGGAACTGGCCGCGCGCGCCGCCGAGGCGCTGCCCCCCCTGCAGCGCTGCTCGGACCTGTCGGCGCTGGCGGCGCGCGAGCCCGAGCCCGTGGACGCCGAGGCCCGCGCCCGGACGGAGGCGCTGCGCCAGACGCTGGTCCGGGCCCGCGCGCTGAAGGCGGCCGGCAAGTACACCGAGGCGGTGGCGCTGCTGGAGCCCCTGGCGAAGACGGCGAAGGACACGGGAGACCGCTACGGCGCCGCGGACGTGCTGCTGCTGCTGGGCGAGCTGCGCGAGGACGCTGGCGACTCGCGCAAGGCGGAGACGACGCTCTTCGAGGCGGTGTGGGCCGCGGAGGCCGGACGCAACGACGTGGCGGCCGCGCGCGCGTGGACGGAGCTGGTGCGCATCTCCGGCGAGGTGCTGGAGCAGCACGCCCTCGCGTGGCGCTGGAGCGAGCGCGCCGAGGCGGCGATTGAGCGACTGGGCGGAGACGCGGTGCTGAGCGCGCACCTCCAGGTCCGCACGGGCGCGCTCCTCTTCGTACAGGGCCGCTACAAGGAGGCCGCCGAGCAGCAGGAGGCGGCGCTCGCGCGGCTGGAGCAGACGTATGGGCTGGACAGCCTGGAGGCGACGGACGTCCGGCTGGGGCTCGGCGCCACGCGCCTGGCCCAGCACCGCCCCGAGGAGGGGCTGAAGCTCTTCGAGCAGGCGCTGGAGACGCGGCGCCAGTCGCTGGGCCCGGACCACCCCGACGTGGCGCGCGCCCAGCTGGACGTGGCCTATGTCCACTGGCGGCAGCGCAACCATGCGCAGGTGGAGGAGCTGTCGCGCAAGGCGCTGGCCGTGTTCGAGCGAGCGCTGGGCCCCGGGCACCCCGCGGTGGCCTCCGCGCTCAACATGCTGGCGGCCGTCGTGGAGCGCCTGGGCCGGGGCGAGGAGGCCCTGCGTCTGCAGGAGCGCGCGCTGGACATCACCATCCAGGCGGAGGGCCTGGAGAGCGCCGGCACGCAAATCACCATGGGCAACCTGGCCACGCTGCTGGCGCGGATGGGGCGCCACGAGGAGGCCCTCTCTCGCTACAAGTCCACCATCGCCCCCCTGGAGCAGCGGCTCGGGCCCCAGCACCCCTTCCTGGCGCTGGCCATTCGCGCGTGCGGCAACATCCACACGGACCTGAAGCGCTACAAGGAGGCCCTGCCCTACCTGCAGCGCGCGCGGACCATCCTCGAGTCGCGCCAGGATGACCCGTATGGCTACCTGACGGGCACGTGGATTGACCTGGGCCGCGTGTGGATGGAGCTGAAGCAGCCTCGCAAGGCCGCCGAGGTGCTGGAGCGGGCGGTGGCGGGCCGGCCGGACTCGAAGCAGACGCCAGGGGAGCGGGCCTACTCCCGCTTCTACCTCGCCCAGGCGCTGTGGGATGGGAACCTGGACCGGCCCCGCGCCCTGCAGCTGGCCGGGGAGGCGCGGGAGATGTTCGCCGGCATGGGAGAGCGCTACGTGAAGCCGCTGGCCCAGCTGGACGCGTGGCGGGCCCGCCTGCCCCTGCCAGCCCAGGTCCCCGCCGCCAGCGCCCGTTAG
- a CDS encoding sigma-70 family RNA polymerase sigma factor, which yields MSTPDVSLAQAFVAARGGTLPPEALSSLQERLTRVLQSARASWPDVALEGPRFVGHLARLLAGEAPPEDVEKLNLPDVYLARAAADGLPSALQAFEARFLPEVDAAVARLKLPPSGLDEVRQLLRQRMLVGSADAPARLAAYPGTGPLSGWVRAAALWLALDWQRQRSGQIQADDADLSVLMAPGDDPELAYLKNTYRAEFNASFAAALAALEPRQRNFLRLKYLDGLSIDQLGALYGVHRSTAARWVVGAQEALLLETRKLLTERLRLTRSQLDSVLRLISSQLDVSLSRLLRSRLD from the coding sequence GTGTCCACACCGGACGTTTCCCTGGCCCAGGCCTTCGTGGCGGCGCGCGGAGGCACCCTGCCTCCGGAGGCGCTGTCCTCCTTGCAGGAGCGACTGACGCGCGTGCTGCAGTCCGCGCGCGCGTCGTGGCCCGACGTGGCGCTGGAAGGCCCGCGCTTCGTCGGCCACCTGGCGCGGCTGCTCGCCGGAGAGGCCCCTCCCGAGGACGTGGAGAAGCTCAACCTCCCGGACGTGTACCTCGCCCGCGCGGCGGCGGACGGGCTGCCCTCCGCGCTCCAGGCCTTCGAGGCGCGCTTCCTCCCCGAAGTCGACGCGGCGGTGGCGCGGCTGAAGCTGCCTCCGTCCGGCCTGGACGAGGTGCGCCAATTGCTGCGCCAGCGCATGCTCGTGGGCAGCGCGGACGCGCCCGCCCGGCTGGCCGCCTACCCGGGCACCGGCCCGCTGAGCGGCTGGGTGCGCGCGGCGGCGCTCTGGCTCGCCCTCGACTGGCAGCGCCAGCGCAGCGGGCAGATACAGGCGGATGACGCGGACCTGTCCGTCCTCATGGCGCCCGGGGACGACCCGGAGCTGGCGTACCTCAAGAACACGTACCGTGCCGAGTTCAACGCGTCCTTCGCCGCGGCGCTCGCGGCCCTGGAGCCACGCCAGCGCAACTTCCTGCGCCTGAAGTACCTGGACGGGCTGAGCATCGACCAGCTCGGCGCGCTGTACGGCGTGCACCGCTCCACGGCGGCGCGCTGGGTGGTGGGCGCGCAGGAGGCGCTGCTCCTGGAAACGCGAAAGCTGCTCACCGAGCGGCTGCGCCTCACCCGCTCGCAGCTCGACAGCGTGCTGCGCCTCATCTCCAGCCAGCTCGACGTGAGCCTCAGCCGCCTGCTGCGCTCGCGGCTGGACTGA
- the alr gene encoding alanine racemase yields the protein MELESIGGGPGDAAHASWLELSASALKHNVAVFRALEGQGAPPRCLGVVLKGNAYGHGLAQVLPLVHGQVDVLYFIAPQDALKVREHERAHGLPPRQVVVLGAVGPREAVVLAREGVEVVVADRGWADAVPVLRAAKLEKPLRVHVHIDTGLGREGFTLDVLPRESHFLVESRDVLEVVGALSHFANTEDVTEQGYALAQVDAFESGLAFLESQLKPAKPLQRHIAASAATLVLPRARYEALRVGISLYGLWPSPETRLSARLVLGEVPVLKPVLTWKCRSQVVKWLPAGSYVGYGCTYRCPEPTRIAVLPVGYYDGYPRLASGKAHVLVNGRRCPVLGRVMMNHLIVDVTRATSDERPVTATLLGKDGEEAVSAESLASWAQTIHYEVVTRLGSHLKRVVVE from the coding sequence GTGGAGTTGGAGTCAATCGGTGGTGGGCCGGGAGACGCGGCCCATGCCTCGTGGTTGGAGCTGAGCGCGTCGGCGCTGAAGCACAACGTGGCGGTGTTCCGGGCCCTGGAGGGGCAGGGGGCTCCGCCGCGCTGCCTGGGCGTGGTGCTGAAGGGCAACGCGTACGGGCACGGGCTGGCGCAGGTGCTGCCGCTGGTGCACGGGCAGGTGGACGTCCTCTACTTCATCGCCCCGCAGGACGCGCTGAAGGTGCGCGAGCACGAGCGGGCGCACGGGCTGCCGCCGCGGCAGGTGGTGGTGTTGGGGGCGGTGGGGCCGCGCGAGGCGGTGGTGCTGGCGCGCGAGGGCGTGGAGGTGGTGGTGGCGGACCGTGGCTGGGCGGACGCGGTGCCGGTGCTGCGCGCGGCGAAGCTGGAGAAGCCGCTGCGGGTGCACGTGCACATCGACACGGGCCTGGGGCGCGAGGGCTTCACGCTGGACGTGCTGCCGCGCGAGTCGCACTTCCTGGTGGAGTCGCGGGACGTGCTCGAGGTGGTGGGGGCGCTGAGCCACTTCGCGAACACGGAGGACGTGACGGAGCAGGGGTACGCGCTGGCGCAGGTGGACGCGTTCGAGTCGGGGTTGGCGTTCCTGGAGTCGCAGTTGAAGCCGGCGAAGCCGCTGCAGCGGCACATCGCCGCGAGCGCCGCGACGCTGGTGCTGCCGAGGGCGCGCTACGAGGCGCTGCGGGTGGGGATTTCGCTGTATGGGCTGTGGCCCTCGCCGGAGACGCGGCTGTCGGCGCGGCTGGTGCTGGGCGAGGTGCCGGTGCTCAAGCCGGTGCTGACGTGGAAGTGCCGCAGCCAGGTGGTGAAGTGGCTGCCGGCGGGCAGCTACGTGGGCTACGGCTGCACGTACCGGTGCCCGGAGCCCACGCGCATCGCCGTGCTGCCGGTGGGGTACTACGACGGCTACCCGAGGCTGGCGTCAGGCAAGGCGCACGTGCTGGTGAACGGGCGGCGGTGCCCGGTGCTGGGCCGGGTGATGATGAACCACCTGATTGTCGACGTGACGCGCGCCACGTCCGACGAGCGTCCCGTGACGGCGACGCTGCTCGGCAAGGACGGCGAGGAGGCTGTGTCCGCGGAGTCGCTGGCGAGCTGGGCGCAGACGATTCACTACGAAGTCGTCACGCGGCTGGGCTCGCACCTGAAGCGGGTGGTGGTGGAGTAG
- a CDS encoding lysophospholipid acyltransferase family protein produces the protein MAGRRGSAERGCVLLPSRRLQGGVPPVSQTAPVPQAPLPVKPKHSAEHLLRIVGTPPGRVVGFLTRFVWAFITWLSPESRDALARFVGNLAYTLGIRRRVAMENLAMAMPEKSEAERREIARGAYINMSRVVIESLPGGDRLPADWAEQGVEGGEAWEALKAHVATGQGALMVTAHFGNWELLGDMLIRWGIPLDALVRPLKGALNTRIAVNRVGCGAGLIYPRGAIQEIIAAVKRGESPFMLLDQALPAKAAVFVPFFGKLASTTPAMAVAAKRTGAPVFVVMGVRNGRGGARLRLEVEGPILPPAPGESEDPLTEHTARVTAAMERCIRKYPEQWMWLHRRWKYQPEPAVAPGSAAAALEAKG, from the coding sequence ATGGCGGGCAGGCGAGGTAGCGCGGAGCGAGGGTGTGTGCTCTTGCCGTCACGGCGGCTTCAGGGTGGAGTGCCGCCCGTGTCCCAGACCGCCCCCGTCCCCCAGGCCCCACTGCCCGTGAAGCCGAAGCACTCCGCCGAGCACCTCCTCCGCATCGTCGGCACGCCACCCGGCAGGGTGGTGGGCTTCCTCACGCGCTTCGTGTGGGCGTTCATCACCTGGCTGTCGCCGGAGTCGCGTGACGCACTGGCCCGCTTCGTGGGCAACCTGGCCTACACGCTGGGCATCCGCCGCCGCGTGGCGATGGAGAACCTGGCCATGGCGATGCCGGAGAAGAGCGAGGCGGAGCGGCGGGAAATCGCGCGCGGGGCCTACATCAACATGTCGCGCGTGGTGATTGAGTCGCTGCCCGGCGGCGACCGGCTGCCAGCGGACTGGGCCGAGCAGGGCGTGGAGGGCGGGGAGGCGTGGGAGGCACTGAAGGCGCACGTGGCCACGGGCCAGGGCGCGCTGATGGTGACGGCGCACTTCGGCAACTGGGAATTGCTGGGGGACATGCTCATCCGCTGGGGCATTCCGCTGGACGCGCTGGTGCGGCCGCTGAAGGGTGCGCTCAACACGCGCATCGCGGTGAACCGCGTGGGCTGCGGCGCGGGGCTCATCTACCCGCGCGGAGCCATCCAGGAAATCATCGCCGCGGTGAAGCGGGGCGAGTCCCCGTTCATGCTGCTGGACCAGGCGCTGCCGGCGAAGGCGGCCGTGTTCGTGCCCTTCTTCGGGAAGCTGGCGTCCACGACGCCGGCCATGGCGGTGGCGGCGAAGCGCACGGGCGCGCCGGTGTTCGTGGTGATGGGCGTGCGCAACGGGCGCGGCGGGGCGCGGTTGAGGCTCGAGGTGGAGGGGCCGATTCTTCCGCCCGCGCCGGGTGAGTCGGAAGACCCGCTCACGGAGCACACCGCGCGGGTGACGGCCGCCATGGAGCGCTGCATCCGGAAGTATCCGGAGCAGTGGATGTGGCTGCACCGGCGGTGGAAGTACCAGCCGGAGCCGGCGGTGGCGCCGGGCAGCGCGGCGGCGGCGCTCGAAGCGAAGGGCTGA
- a CDS encoding M1 family metallopeptidase — protein MPNLLRPAALAVVTLLSACGARQSPPAEPPAAAAAAPQAAAPAPTPPDLRLPGDVRPTGYAVELTLDPKVSAFQGVADINLEVVKPTSVVWLHGKSLTVKEATFTQSGATVAAKPVKGGTDFLGFAMEKPLAFGTAKLHVVYEGIASEKETDGAFRVNEGGDWYIYTQFEPIDARRVFPSFDEPGFKVPWQLTFNVPAGNVVVTNTPQESEEARPDGGRTFRFARTQPLPSYLIAFGVGPFDFLPAADSGQKKVKTRIITPRGRAAEGAYAAETTPQLLAALEDYFGIPYAYEKLDVIAVPLLGGAMEHPGLVTFNSRLLLSKPEEDTLGRQRGFARTQVHELAHQWFGNLVTMAWWDDLWLNEAFATWMTPRIVETWRPAWDAPVERVDDRSQALDADSLLSARRIRQPIESANDILNSFDGITYGKGSSVLSMTEEWLGREVFRKGIQRHLRQHAHGNATAKDFLDALDAESGKDVTGMMGTFLDQGGAPLVTASLECGAQGAKVVLTQQRYLRLGTKSPGPQSWRVPVCVDYPVGKKESRACTLMEGERTELALTDAKTCPAWVFPNAEGAGYFRMQLTGEAAAKLTKSGLDKLSRAERVALLGDVRALAMAGALPAGEALALAARTANDPDRIITEASLELLELASARLVPEAQQEARARFLRETYGPRARKLGFTPRKGEDEDTRLLRPRLVRLAGRDGADPKLVAEARALASAWLKDKRAVAPEMVDTVLSIAAGHGDAAFQQQLATAVRAEKERKPRQQLLGALGSFTDPGLAKQSLALVFDKNLDPRESMFMLYAASQNPKTQGVAFDFVKENYEKLVGDSPDALLPVEVASRMSFVGAGFCGAEQRQQVADFFTERSARAPGGPRILAQVLERVDQCTTLKEAQAQSIQSFLDPRAPRSPKAPTSR, from the coding sequence ATGCCCAACCTGCTCCGTCCGGCGGCCCTGGCCGTCGTCACCCTCCTCAGCGCGTGCGGCGCCCGGCAGAGTCCCCCCGCCGAGCCGCCCGCCGCCGCCGCCGCGGCCCCGCAGGCCGCGGCCCCTGCTCCCACCCCGCCCGACCTGCGCCTCCCCGGCGACGTGCGCCCCACCGGCTACGCGGTGGAGCTCACCCTGGACCCGAAGGTCTCCGCCTTCCAGGGCGTCGCCGACATCAACCTGGAGGTGGTGAAGCCCACCTCCGTCGTGTGGCTCCACGGCAAGAGCCTCACCGTGAAGGAGGCCACCTTCACCCAGTCGGGTGCCACCGTCGCCGCGAAGCCCGTGAAGGGCGGCACCGACTTCCTCGGCTTCGCGATGGAGAAGCCGCTGGCCTTCGGCACCGCGAAGCTGCACGTCGTGTACGAGGGCATCGCCTCCGAGAAGGAGACGGACGGCGCCTTCCGCGTCAACGAGGGCGGTGACTGGTACATCTACACCCAGTTCGAGCCCATCGACGCCCGCCGCGTCTTCCCCTCCTTCGACGAGCCCGGCTTCAAGGTGCCCTGGCAGCTCACCTTCAACGTGCCCGCCGGCAACGTGGTCGTCACCAACACGCCGCAGGAGTCCGAGGAGGCCCGCCCGGACGGCGGCCGCACCTTCCGCTTCGCGCGCACGCAGCCGCTCCCCAGCTACCTCATCGCCTTCGGCGTGGGGCCCTTCGACTTCCTCCCGGCCGCGGACTCCGGTCAGAAGAAGGTGAAGACGCGCATCATCACCCCGCGCGGCCGAGCCGCCGAGGGCGCCTACGCCGCCGAGACGACGCCGCAACTCCTCGCCGCGCTGGAGGACTACTTCGGCATTCCCTACGCGTACGAGAAGCTGGACGTCATCGCCGTGCCGCTGCTCGGCGGCGCCATGGAGCACCCGGGCCTGGTGACGTTCAACTCGCGCCTCCTCCTCTCCAAGCCGGAGGAGGACACGCTGGGCCGCCAGCGCGGCTTCGCCCGCACGCAGGTGCACGAATTGGCGCACCAGTGGTTCGGCAACCTCGTCACCATGGCGTGGTGGGACGACCTCTGGCTCAACGAGGCCTTCGCCACGTGGATGACGCCGCGAATCGTGGAGACGTGGCGGCCCGCGTGGGACGCACCGGTGGAGCGCGTGGATGACCGCAGCCAGGCCCTGGACGCCGACAGCCTCCTGTCCGCGCGCCGCATCCGCCAGCCGATTGAGAGCGCCAACGACATCCTCAACTCCTTCGACGGGATTACCTACGGCAAGGGCTCCTCGGTGCTCTCCATGACGGAGGAGTGGCTGGGCCGCGAGGTGTTCCGCAAGGGCATCCAGCGCCACCTGCGCCAGCACGCGCACGGCAACGCCACCGCGAAGGACTTCCTGGACGCCCTGGACGCGGAGTCCGGCAAGGACGTGACGGGGATGATGGGCACCTTCCTGGACCAGGGCGGCGCGCCGCTCGTCACCGCGTCGCTGGAGTGCGGCGCGCAGGGCGCGAAGGTGGTGCTCACCCAGCAGCGCTACCTGCGGCTGGGCACGAAGTCGCCGGGCCCGCAGTCCTGGCGCGTGCCGGTGTGCGTGGACTACCCGGTGGGCAAGAAGGAGTCCCGCGCGTGCACCCTCATGGAGGGCGAGCGCACGGAGCTGGCGCTGACGGACGCGAAGACGTGCCCGGCCTGGGTGTTCCCCAACGCGGAGGGCGCGGGCTACTTCCGCATGCAGCTCACCGGCGAGGCGGCGGCGAAGCTCACGAAGTCGGGCCTGGACAAGCTGTCGCGCGCCGAGCGCGTGGCGCTGCTCGGCGACGTGCGCGCGCTGGCCATGGCGGGCGCGCTGCCCGCCGGAGAGGCGCTGGCGCTGGCGGCCCGCACGGCCAATGACCCGGACCGCATCATCACCGAGGCCTCGCTGGAGCTGCTGGAGCTGGCCAGCGCGCGGCTGGTTCCGGAGGCGCAGCAGGAGGCGCGCGCCCGCTTCCTGCGCGAGACGTATGGCCCTCGCGCGCGCAAGCTCGGCTTCACCCCGCGCAAGGGCGAGGACGAGGACACGCGCCTGCTGCGCCCGCGGCTGGTGCGGCTGGCCGGCCGGGACGGCGCCGACCCGAAGCTCGTCGCCGAGGCGCGCGCGCTCGCGAGCGCGTGGCTGAAGGACAAGCGCGCGGTGGCCCCGGAGATGGTGGACACGGTGCTCTCCATCGCCGCCGGCCACGGGGACGCGGCCTTCCAGCAGCAGCTCGCCACCGCGGTGCGCGCGGAGAAGGAGCGCAAGCCGCGGCAGCAGCTGCTCGGCGCGCTGGGCAGCTTCACGGACCCGGGGCTGGCGAAGCAGAGCCTGGCGCTGGTGTTCGACAAGAACCTGGACCCGCGCGAGTCGATGTTCATGCTGTACGCCGCCTCGCAGAACCCGAAGACCCAGGGCGTGGCCTTCGACTTCGTGAAGGAGAACTACGAGAAGCTGGTGGGGGACTCGCCCGACGCGCTCCTGCCCGTGGAGGTCGCATCGCGCATGTCCTTCGTGGGCGCCGGCTTCTGCGGCGCGGAACAGCGCCAGCAGGTGGCCGACTTCTTCACCGAGCGCAGCGCGCGCGCCCCCGGCGGGCCTCGCATCCTCGCCCAGGTGCTGGAGCGCGTGGACCAGTGCACCACGCTGAAGGAGGCGCAGGCCCAGAGCATCCAGTCCTTCCTCGACCCGCGCGCTCCCCGCTCGCCGAAGGCGCCGACCTCGCGCTGA
- a CDS encoding enoyl-CoA hydratase, whose product MSDTLLTKLESGVLTVTFNRPEKKNAFTVAMYEAAANALRQAEADANVRVVLLTGAGGVFTAGNDIGDFMENPPTGEDSAVFRFLRALVDASKPVLAAVDGPAVGIGTTMLLHCDYVVASERVRFNMPFVQLGLCAEGASSLLLPRMAGTALASELLLFGEPFDAATALRAGIVNKVVPPANLLEVATERATALASRPAEAVRVTKRLVRDPLRAEVHAALVREGAEFVQRLQSTEAQEAFMAFMARGAKK is encoded by the coding sequence ATGTCCGACACGTTGCTCACGAAGCTGGAGTCCGGGGTCCTCACCGTCACCTTCAACCGCCCCGAGAAGAAGAACGCCTTCACCGTCGCCATGTACGAGGCGGCCGCCAACGCGCTGCGGCAGGCCGAAGCCGACGCCAACGTCCGCGTGGTGCTGCTCACCGGAGCGGGTGGCGTCTTCACCGCGGGCAACGACATTGGCGACTTCATGGAGAACCCGCCCACGGGCGAGGACAGCGCGGTGTTCCGCTTCCTGCGCGCCCTGGTGGACGCGTCCAAGCCGGTGCTCGCGGCGGTGGACGGGCCGGCGGTGGGCATTGGCACGACGATGTTGCTGCACTGTGACTATGTCGTGGCCAGCGAGCGCGTGCGCTTCAACATGCCCTTCGTGCAGCTGGGGCTGTGCGCGGAAGGCGCGAGCAGCCTGCTGCTGCCGAGGATGGCGGGCACGGCGCTGGCCAGCGAGCTGCTGCTGTTCGGCGAGCCCTTCGACGCGGCCACCGCGCTGCGCGCGGGCATCGTCAACAAGGTGGTGCCGCCCGCCAACCTCCTGGAAGTGGCCACCGAGCGGGCAACCGCCCTGGCCTCCCGTCCCGCCGAGGCAGTGCGCGTGACGAAGCGCCTGGTGAGAGACCCGCTCCGCGCCGAGGTCCACGCCGCCCTGGTCCGCGAGGGCGCCGAGTTCGTCCAGCGCCTCCAGTCCACCGAGGCCCAGGAGGCCTTCATGGCCTTCATGGCCCGCGGAGCCAAGAAGTAG